A region from the Brassica napus cultivar Da-Ae chromosome C8, Da-Ae, whole genome shotgun sequence genome encodes:
- the LOC106362334 gene encoding pathogenesis-related protein 5: protein MANFSGLHILFFSFIIATCAISVVSGTVFTIVNRCSFPVWPGILTGDNGVQLNGGGFALTPGASVDVAAPAGWSGRIWGRTGCNFDAFGSGSCLTGDCGNKLQCSGAGGVSPATLAEFTIGHGGAMDFYDVSLVDGYNVQMEIKTRGGSGDCQNVGCVSDLNRICPNELSVPNGGSVVACKSACEAFGTPQYCCTGAFDKPETCPPTDYSRIFKAACPKAYSYAYDDATSTFTCANANYSIIFCPTI, encoded by the exons ATGGCGAATTTCTCCGGTTTAcacattctcttcttctccttcatcatAGCTACAT GTGCAATTTCCGTCGTCTCCGGTACAGTGTTTACCATAGTGAACCGCTGCAGCTTCCCCGTTTGGCCTGGAATCCTCACCGGAGACAACGGTGTACAACTCAACGGCGGTGGATTCGCCTTAACCCCAGGAGCTTCTGTCGACGTAGCCGCTCCTGCAGGCTGGTCCGGCAGGATCTGGGGCCGAACCGGCTGCAATTTCGACGCGTTCGGCAGTGGGAGTTGCCTCACCGGAGACTGCGGTAACAAATTACAATGCTCCGGTGCAGGAGGAGTTTCACCGGCTACACTCGCCGAATTCACAATCGGTCATGGCGGCGCGATGGATTTTTACGACGTAAGCCTGGTCGATGGTTACAACGTCCAGATGGAAATCAAGACGCGAGGCGGCTCAGGCGATTGCCAAAACGTGGGATGCGTTTCAGACCTGAACAGGATTTGTCCCAACGAGCTAAGCGTTCCTAACGGGGGAAGTGTTGTGGCGTGTAAGAGCGCCTGCGAGGCATTTGGAACACCGCAGTATTGTTGCACCGGTGCATTCGATAAGCCGGAGACTTGTCCGCCCACGGATTACTCGAGGATCTTTAAAGCAGCTTGCCCCAAAGCGTATAGCTACGCATACGACGATGCTACAAGCACTTTTACTTGTGCCAATGCTAATTACTCCATCATTTTCTGTCCCACTATATAG